The genomic window ATGGCAAAGGAGGCGGTCAATCGTGCATTCGAGATGACGCTGGAAGAGGGGCTGCGGTTCGAGCGGCGCCTCTTCCATAGTCTCTTTGCTACGGACGATCAGAAGGAGGGCATGGCCGCCTTCGTCGAGAAGCGCAAACCTGCTTTTAAGCACCGTTGAGAGCTTTTAGGCCTTTCCGGCTGGAAAGCTTGAAAATCCGCGTTGACGTGGGCCGGCTTTAGAGTTATATGCCCGCCCACGGTTCGGAAAGCCGGTTTGGTTTTCCGCGATTGCTCCCGCATTGCTGGATTTGGTGGCCGCAGGGCCCGCGGTAATGGCGGAGTTTGTTCGAATTCTTGAGAGAGGCATCCATGGCCAATACAACTTCGGCGAAAAAAGCGACCCGCAAGATCGCCCGCCGTACCGACGTCAATAAGGCTCGTCGCTCGCGCGTTCGTACTTTCGTTCGCCAGGTCGAAGAGGCTATCGCATCCGGTGACGCCGACAAGGCGAAGGCCGCTTTCCTGGCCGCTCAGCCGGAGCTTGCCCGCGCTGCCAGCAAGGGCGTACTTCACTCCAACACGGCATCTCGCAAGGTCTCGCGCCTTGCCGCTCGTGTGAAGGCACTTTCGGTCTCCGCGACCGCGTAATATTTCATTAACGACCGCTTCGTTATGATTAGCCCGGTAATTTTACCGGGCTTTTTCGATTCCGCCGACAGGCTCCCGCATGGTTAATCTCACGACTGTTTCGTGTCAGCGCCATGACAGGAAATATTGTTTAAAAACAATGGCTTGCGCAAGGATGCTTTCACGCCGTGCGACTCTGGCCCAAGCTTCCGGGACCATGGACGAGTCAAGAAGATTTTTATTTTTTTTCTTTCCCTGCGTGTCAAAATAGCCCGAAAGGGGAATCTCCTTGATTCAACAGCGATTCTTTTTTGACGCTGATGTGACGCCCGAAAAGGGCGGGCGGAGTCAATGGCCGCTTCTTAATTTTGCGTAAAATTCATCGTTGATCTTGCCTTTTGATCCTGCCTAAATGCCTCCAACAAAGGGCGCGGACATCACCTGCAGAGGCTCGGTCTTAACTGCCACGTCGGCAGGGCGATAAGTTTGTGCCCCTTGTTACGGAGCCATGCGCTTCCGTTTTTTCAAGCACTTGACGGAGTTGGGCCGTAACGTGGCTGTTACGGAACGGGGATGTTTTGTGCCTTCAGCGGCCACACGTTTAAGGCGAGGCTGCCGGAGAGGGTTAGTTGATATTGCGTTCGGGCTGGTCGGCCGAAAACGAGGATCGACCGTCAGCCTGGCACGGAGAGCTGATGAAGGTTGCCGCATGAGCGCGGTACCTGCAACGGAATTCTGTGCCGGTCCCTTTAGGGACAGTGTTTGAGTGAACCGGCAGGTGAGTGGCTCATGAGGATGCCGCCAGCCCGCCAAAGCGGGGAATGATCGGGCGGCTTTTAGCGGACGCCGCCCGAGGGAATTGAAAGGCGGCACAATGCAGATGAATACGATGACGACAGGCGGGCTCGACAATGGGGATACGGCACCGCAGGCGTTCGGCTCCATTCGCCTGGAAGCAGGAGAAGCAAAGGCGGAA from Rhizobium sp. Pop5 includes these protein-coding regions:
- the rpsT gene encoding 30S ribosomal protein S20 — its product is MANTTSAKKATRKIARRTDVNKARRSRVRTFVRQVEEAIASGDADKAKAAFLAAQPELARAASKGVLHSNTASRKVSRLAARVKALSVSATA